A single genomic interval of Metasolibacillus fluoroglycofenilyticus harbors:
- a CDS encoding LCP family protein: protein MKRSKQKEKKPSKLSLALKITLILAASLLICVTTYGMYLTKKAEHAVEQAYEEIENREVSTKRPTEVKVEPIQDNVSVLFVGIDDSEQRGQGEGSRSDALLLATLNRTTKTVKLLSIPRDSYVYIPHIGYKDKITHAHAFGGTLATIETVEELFDIPVDYYVRMNFNAFIDVVDALGGIEAEVPYAMLEKDEFDRNTVNLQPGIQHLNGREALALARTRKLDSDVERGKRQQEILKAIAQQAASVSSIMKYDEVIDAVGANMKTNMTFKEMKGFFSYLTQGVPRIDSLSIEGYDDMSTGIYYYQLDEQSLEDTKVILKSHLGLTDDAINSSNGSSLAGNGSEQTQSESSTVPNQQ, encoded by the coding sequence ATGAAACGGTCAAAGCAAAAAGAGAAGAAGCCTTCGAAGCTTTCTCTCGCTCTTAAAATAACATTAATATTAGCCGCATCTTTATTAATTTGCGTCACAACTTACGGCATGTACTTAACGAAAAAAGCAGAACATGCGGTTGAACAAGCATATGAAGAAATCGAAAATCGCGAAGTTTCAACAAAACGTCCTACTGAAGTGAAGGTGGAGCCTATACAAGATAATGTTTCTGTATTATTCGTAGGGATTGACGATAGTGAACAACGTGGTCAAGGTGAGGGCTCTAGATCAGATGCATTGCTGCTTGCTACATTAAATAGAACGACAAAAACAGTAAAGCTTTTAAGCATTCCACGTGATTCTTATGTTTATATTCCTCACATAGGCTATAAAGATAAAATTACCCATGCTCACGCATTCGGTGGTACGCTTGCAACGATTGAAACGGTCGAAGAATTATTCGATATTCCCGTTGATTATTATGTTCGTATGAATTTTAACGCCTTTATTGATGTGGTAGATGCTCTTGGTGGTATCGAGGCAGAAGTACCATATGCTATGCTTGAAAAGGATGAATTCGATCGCAATACAGTTAATTTACAGCCTGGCATACAGCATTTAAACGGGCGCGAGGCATTAGCATTGGCACGTACACGTAAACTCGATAGTGACGTAGAGCGTGGTAAACGTCAGCAGGAGATTTTAAAGGCTATTGCACAGCAAGCGGCTTCCGTATCATCAATCATGAAATATGATGAAGTAATTGATGCGGTTGGCGCAAACATGAAAACAAACATGACATTCAAAGAAATGAAAGGTTTCTTCAGCTATTTAACACAAGGTGTGCCTCGTATTGACTCGCTGTCAATAGAAGGCTATGACGATATGTCTACTGGTATATATTACTATCAGCTTGATGAGCAATCCTTAGAAGATACAAAAGTAATTTTAAAAAGCCATCTCGGCCTAACAGATGATGCAATAAACTCTTCAAACGGTTCATCATTAGCAGGCAATGGCTCGGAGCAAACACAATCAGAATCATCTACAGTGCCTAACCAGCAATAA
- a CDS encoding YigZ family protein produces the protein MRKDYSTVKGFGEREIVISKSRFIAYVERAETEQEAIDFIDKIKKMHPSATHNCSCYLIGEHDNIQKANDDGEPSGTAGVPMLEVLKKQGLKDTVVVVTRYFGGIKLGGGGLIRAYGKATTEGLDAAKVVERKLHHLMQVSIDYTWLGKVENEVRNSHYTLKEIQYADAVEVFVYVLKDEEEAFAEWMTELTNGQAQIACVDKQFIEFIL, from the coding sequence ATGCGAAAAGATTATTCAACTGTTAAAGGTTTTGGTGAAAGGGAGATTGTCATTTCAAAATCACGCTTTATTGCTTATGTCGAGCGTGCCGAAACAGAACAGGAAGCCATTGATTTTATAGATAAAATAAAAAAAATGCATCCTTCTGCCACACATAATTGCTCCTGCTATTTAATAGGAGAGCATGACAATATTCAAAAAGCAAACGATGATGGGGAACCAAGTGGTACAGCAGGCGTCCCTATGTTAGAAGTGTTAAAAAAGCAAGGCTTAAAGGATACCGTCGTTGTCGTAACACGCTATTTCGGTGGCATAAAGCTTGGCGGCGGTGGATTAATTCGTGCTTATGGGAAGGCAACTACTGAAGGACTCGATGCCGCAAAAGTCGTAGAGCGCAAATTACATCATTTGATGCAAGTGTCTATTGACTATACATGGCTAGGTAAAGTAGAAAACGAGGTACGAAATTCGCACTATACTTTAAAAGAAATCCAGTATGCAGATGCTGTCGAAGTATTTGTTTACGTTTTAAAGGATGAAGAAGAAGCTTTTGCTGAATGGATGACTGAATTGACGAATGGGCAAGCGCAAATCGCCTGTGTCGACAAACAATTTATCGAGTTTATCCTTTAA
- a CDS encoding sensor histidine kinase has protein sequence MFLNEKFDIASLDVIFNRMLETIMSSKNDIFIISEQSQRNFEEMQKELAAIREDIAVVIDETDCLERTTQLAKQRLVVVSKAFNTFTEEQVREAYETANNFQIQYMLVQEKEKQLRERRDDLERRMKILYDTIKRADQIVNQVNVVVNYLTSDLRDVGQALEQAKIKQDFGIKILAAQEEERKRLSREIHDGPAQMMANVLMRSDLIERIYREKGMDAAIEEIAHLKLNVREALSEVRRIIYDLRPMALDDLGILPTLKKYLSTVMEYNEGVNIQFQTFNQEKRLDTNYEVAIFRLIQECTTNAIKHGKSTEISVKLEWLKRDVNISVKDNGVGFDKELIKDQSFGIIGMKERIDILNGKMNIRSEIGKGTLVTFKIPFQNDEI, from the coding sequence GTGTTTTTAAATGAAAAATTTGATATCGCCTCACTCGATGTTATTTTTAATCGCATGCTTGAAACAATTATGAGCTCTAAAAATGATATATTTATTATAAGTGAACAAAGTCAACGAAACTTCGAAGAAATGCAAAAAGAATTGGCAGCTATTCGAGAAGATATCGCAGTAGTTATCGACGAAACAGATTGCTTAGAAAGAACTACACAGCTCGCAAAGCAGCGCCTTGTTGTAGTAAGTAAAGCATTCAATACGTTCACAGAAGAGCAGGTGCGTGAAGCATACGAAACGGCTAATAATTTCCAAATACAATATATGCTCGTTCAAGAAAAGGAAAAACAGTTGCGCGAACGACGCGATGATTTGGAAAGACGAATGAAAATACTCTATGATACGATAAAACGGGCTGATCAAATTGTCAATCAAGTAAATGTTGTCGTCAATTATTTAACATCAGATTTAAGAGATGTAGGTCAAGCGCTTGAGCAAGCGAAAATTAAGCAGGACTTTGGCATAAAAATTTTAGCTGCGCAGGAAGAAGAGCGAAAACGTCTGTCGCGTGAAATACATGATGGACCTGCACAAATGATGGCAAATGTTTTAATGCGCTCAGATTTAATCGAGCGTATTTACCGAGAAAAAGGTATGGATGCGGCAATTGAGGAAATTGCACATTTGAAGTTAAATGTGCGTGAGGCCTTGTCAGAGGTGCGCCGTATTATCTACGATTTACGCCCAATGGCATTGGATGATTTAGGTATTTTACCGACATTGAAGAAGTATTTATCAACGGTTATGGAGTATAATGAGGGTGTTAATATTCAATTCCAAACGTTTAATCAGGAAAAAAGATTGGATACAAATTATGAAGTGGCGATTTTCCGATTAATTCAAGAATGTACGACAAATGCTATTAAGCATGGAAAAAGCACAGAAATATCCGTAAAGCTAGAGTGGTTGAAGCGCGACGTTAATATTAGCGTGAAAGATAATGGTGTCGGTTTCGATAAGGAACTGATAAAGGACCAGTCATTTGGCATTATCGGTATGAAGGAACGAATTGACATTTTAAATGGTAAAATGAATATTCGAAGCGAAATTGGAAAAGGCACACTTGTAACATTTAAAATACCTTTTCAAAATGACGAAATATAG
- a CDS encoding response regulator produces the protein MTKIVIIDDHQLFREGVKRILDFEDTFDVVAEGDDGVDAVSLYRTNTPDVVLMDINMPGKNGVEATRELIDEFPDAKVIMLSIHDDESYVTHALKSGALGYMLKEMDADEIVEAIKVVANGGSYLHPKVTKNLVAEFRRLSEHENNGNFHQTEIRRPFHLLTKRECEVLQLLTDGQSNRTIGETLYISEKTVKNHVSSILQKMNVNDRTQAVVTAIKSGWVEVR, from the coding sequence ATGACGAAAATTGTAATTATAGATGACCATCAACTTTTCCGTGAAGGTGTCAAACGCATTTTAGATTTTGAGGATACTTTCGATGTAGTAGCAGAAGGTGATGATGGTGTGGATGCGGTAAGCTTATATCGCACGAATACGCCAGATGTTGTCTTAATGGATATTAATATGCCAGGTAAAAATGGCGTAGAGGCTACGCGCGAATTAATCGATGAGTTCCCAGATGCAAAAGTAATTATGTTATCGATTCATGATGACGAATCCTATGTTACGCATGCATTAAAATCAGGTGCACTTGGCTATATGCTAAAGGAAATGGATGCAGATGAAATTGTAGAGGCGATTAAAGTTGTAGCAAACGGAGGCTCTTACTTACATCCAAAAGTAACGAAAAATTTAGTTGCCGAATTCCGTCGTCTGTCTGAGCACGAAAATAATGGCAACTTCCATCAAACAGAAATTCGCCGACCATTCCATTTGTTAACGAAGCGTGAATGTGAAGTATTACAGCTTCTTACGGATGGACAAAGCAACCGTACAATCGGCGAGACACTTTATATTTCTGAAAAAACGGTAAAAAACCATGTATCAAGCATTTTACAAAAAATGAATGTAAACGACCGTACTCAAGCTGTAGTAACAGCAATTAAAAGCGGCTGGGTAGAGGTACGCTAA
- a CDS encoding nuclear transport factor 2 family protein, with protein MKKWLIMLIAAFGLAACGDTEEQLSAEQTADIIEKGTVGFEVMGDKVEAAPDVPDAEREKIIGVFNEYIAAFNDEDLDRYSATLSKNATGFDYEKDLVEATKVFNSYTINRQADNITIIKYEENEAQVYANLEIEMTEDETGTALSSKGRQVTVLANEDGAWKVTSVFYIGNE; from the coding sequence ATGAAAAAATGGTTGATAATGCTAATAGCAGCTTTTGGGTTAGCAGCATGTGGAGATACAGAGGAACAGCTAAGCGCGGAGCAAACAGCTGATATTATTGAAAAGGGTACGGTTGGCTTTGAGGTAATGGGGGACAAAGTCGAAGCTGCACCGGATGTACCAGATGCGGAAAGAGAGAAAATAATCGGGGTCTTCAATGAGTATATTGCGGCGTTTAATGATGAGGATCTTGATCGCTACAGTGCGACACTTTCCAAAAATGCAACAGGCTTTGATTATGAAAAGGATTTAGTAGAGGCGACAAAAGTTTTTAATTCCTATACAATTAATCGTCAAGCGGACAATATTACGATTATCAAATATGAAGAAAATGAAGCACAAGTATATGCAAATTTAGAAATTGAAATGACTGAGGATGAAACTGGAACAGCGCTTTCGAGTAAAGGCCGTCAAGTAACAGTTTTAGCAAATGAAGACGGAGCATGGAAAGTAACGAGCGTTTTTTATATCGGTAATGAATAA
- a CDS encoding DegV family protein — protein MKIAIVTDSTAYLTAEERSRYNIHMIPLSVNLEDGSYEEEVEITTSEFYDKVRNSKVFPKTTQPPVGKFVELFEQLAKDYDEVISIHLSSGISGTYQGAVQAADMVEGIKVTAFDSEIACAIQGMYVLEAAKMVEQGATVEDIIAHLENLRPTLNAYFIVDDLAHLQRGGRLSAAAALIGGLLQVKPVLHFVDKVIVPYEKIRTRKKALRRVEELLAEAVEKHGDLQVAVIHGNCEEEAAELMAQLQAKHPNTSFKLSYFGPVIATHLGEGALAVGWLKK, from the coding sequence ATGAAAATTGCAATTGTAACAGACAGTACAGCCTATTTAACAGCAGAGGAACGTAGCCGTTATAATATTCATATGATTCCTCTAAGTGTCAATTTAGAAGATGGTAGCTATGAAGAAGAGGTCGAAATCACGACTTCTGAATTTTATGATAAAGTGCGAAACTCAAAGGTTTTCCCAAAAACAACACAGCCACCAGTTGGCAAATTTGTCGAGTTATTCGAACAGCTTGCAAAAGATTATGATGAAGTCATTTCCATTCATTTATCTAGTGGAATAAGCGGTACATACCAAGGGGCAGTACAAGCTGCTGATATGGTTGAAGGCATTAAAGTAACAGCTTTTGACAGCGAAATAGCTTGTGCAATACAAGGGATGTATGTGTTGGAAGCAGCTAAAATGGTCGAACAGGGCGCCACTGTAGAGGACATTATAGCTCATTTAGAAAATTTAAGACCAACGTTGAATGCTTACTTTATCGTTGATGACTTAGCGCATCTACAGCGCGGCGGTCGTTTATCTGCGGCAGCTGCATTGATTGGTGGCTTGCTACAGGTAAAGCCTGTCCTACATTTTGTGGACAAAGTAATCGTGCCATATGAAAAAATTCGCACGCGCAAAAAAGCACTGCGTCGTGTGGAAGAGTTGCTGGCCGAGGCGGTTGAAAAGCATGGTGACCTGCAAGTAGCAGTAATCCATGGCAATTGTGAGGAAGAGGCAGCAGAGCTAATGGCGCAATTGCAGGCAAAACACCCAAATACAAGCTTCAAGTTAAGCTACTTTGGTCCAGTCATTGCCACGCATTTAGGCGAAGGCGCACTCGCAGTAGGCTGGTTAAAAAAATAA
- a CDS encoding DEAD/DEAH box helicase, which produces MSSKKELIYILRKTKKAHYIGLLIDPALVNLMEGRIMRREDLPFGQEVIESYIKRGFFKTHEAISVTNSFWRRRYRCERCFNEEQRKFIHFYCVKCEQTCTYCRHCIVMGRISSCTQLLTWGRSFFRALKKHQFNWVGTLTKLQQQASLELASSIMNKRSHLLHAVCGAGKSEILFQPIYRALQKGQRICIATPRTDVVLELAPRLQQVFPTTVIHALYGGAQNQQGYAQLVIATTHQLYRFVDAFDVMIVDEADAFPYRFDEVLQKAVYKAKKKDAPVAFVTATPDAKLLQICEGYSFISKRYHDYPLPIPRFQPLWGYKQHLKKGKLPKPLQHWTEQQIIAKKPFLIFFPTIEMLEQAHSLFQQLDTNILAVHAEDPTRKEKVQQLRNEEILGLLTTTILERGITIANVQVAVVGAESPIFTADALIQIAGRVGRSELYPTGDVVFFYHGISLEMDLAKREILRLNEVSNE; this is translated from the coding sequence TTGAGTAGTAAAAAGGAGTTGATATATATTTTAAGAAAAACAAAAAAAGCGCATTATATAGGGCTGCTTATTGACCCTGCGCTAGTAAACTTAATGGAAGGTCGTATTATGCGTAGAGAAGACCTACCTTTTGGACAGGAAGTAATCGAGTCATATATAAAGCGTGGATTTTTTAAAACACATGAAGCAATTTCGGTAACGAATAGTTTTTGGAGGAGGCGTTATCGGTGTGAGCGTTGTTTCAATGAAGAGCAGAGAAAATTCATTCATTTTTATTGTGTGAAATGTGAGCAAACTTGCACTTATTGTCGACATTGCATTGTAATGGGGAGAATTTCGAGCTGTACACAGCTATTGACATGGGGGAGGTCATTTTTCCGTGCTTTAAAAAAACATCAATTTAATTGGGTTGGCACACTGACAAAATTGCAGCAACAAGCATCGCTTGAGTTAGCGAGCAGCATTATGAACAAGCGCTCGCATCTATTACATGCGGTATGTGGAGCCGGGAAAAGTGAAATTCTTTTTCAGCCTATTTATAGAGCACTACAAAAGGGACAGCGCATTTGCATCGCGACACCCCGTACAGATGTCGTATTAGAATTAGCCCCGCGACTTCAGCAAGTATTTCCTACAACAGTAATTCATGCATTATACGGGGGAGCGCAAAATCAGCAAGGCTATGCACAGCTTGTTATTGCGACCACCCATCAGCTTTATCGCTTTGTTGACGCCTTTGATGTGATGATTGTCGATGAAGCTGACGCCTTTCCTTATCGCTTTGATGAAGTACTGCAAAAAGCTGTGTATAAAGCGAAAAAGAAGGATGCCCCGGTTGCTTTTGTAACCGCCACTCCAGACGCTAAATTACTCCAAATTTGTGAGGGTTATTCGTTTATATCGAAGCGCTACCATGATTATCCACTACCTATTCCACGATTTCAGCCATTATGGGGCTATAAACAGCACCTAAAAAAAGGTAAGCTACCAAAGCCACTTCAGCATTGGACGGAACAACAAATTATTGCAAAGAAACCATTTCTCATTTTTTTCCCAACGATTGAAATGTTAGAGCAAGCTCACTCGCTCTTTCAACAGCTAGATACGAATATTTTAGCTGTGCATGCTGAAGATCCGACACGTAAAGAAAAAGTCCAGCAATTACGCAACGAAGAAATCCTAGGTTTATTAACGACGACAATTTTAGAAAGAGGCATTACGATTGCTAACGTACAGGTCGCTGTTGTTGGTGCAGAAAGTCCCATTTTTACTGCAGACGCACTTATTCAAATTGCAGGGCGTGTTGGGCGTAGTGAGCTGTATCCGACAGGGGATGTCGTATTTTTTTATCATGGTATCTCGCTAGAAATGGATTTAGCGAAGCGAGAAATTCTGCGTTTAAATGAGGTGTCGAATGAATAA
- a CDS encoding ComF family protein, whose protein sequence is MNKEIINCLLCERELQQIITWQTLFERRLAPVICERCKLKFEFVNYQKEGLYAIFHYNEAMKNFLRQYKFLQDIILAKVFRQELHELLSKRSEIIVPIPMHPLKKKERTFAHIDELLHAAEIPYEHLLEKTTVETQVGKSKLERQQVAPLFRIAHQKQLTAKHYIIVDDIVTTGTTIAHAKRALLDAGAESVTAIVLIKG, encoded by the coding sequence ATGAATAAAGAAATAATAAACTGTTTGCTTTGTGAGCGAGAGCTACAACAAATAATAACTTGGCAAACGTTATTTGAACGAAGATTAGCTCCTGTTATTTGTGAACGCTGCAAGCTGAAATTTGAGTTTGTAAATTATCAAAAGGAGGGGCTCTATGCTATTTTTCATTATAATGAAGCAATGAAAAACTTTTTAAGGCAATATAAGTTTTTACAAGATATTATACTAGCAAAAGTTTTTCGACAGGAATTACATGAATTATTAAGCAAGCGTAGCGAAATAATTGTACCGATACCAATGCATCCACTAAAAAAGAAGGAGCGTACATTTGCTCACATTGATGAACTACTACATGCGGCTGAAATCCCTTATGAGCATTTACTTGAAAAAACAACGGTAGAAACGCAAGTTGGTAAAAGCAAACTGGAGCGGCAACAAGTAGCTCCGCTTTTTCGTATCGCTCATCAAAAACAATTAACTGCTAAGCATTATATTATTGTAGATGATATTGTAACGACTGGTACGACGATTGCACATGCCAAAAGGGCGTTGCTTGACGCAGGGGCAGAAAGCGTAACCGCGATAGTTTTAATAAAAGGATAA
- a CDS encoding TIGR03826 family flagellar region protein: protein MAEIRNCPECNEFFNYTGLRDVCYKCAQKEEDMYQIVYRFLRKRENRAANVDRIEEATGVKKDLLYKWVRKGRLHPALFPNLGYPCDNCGRLTTSGKLCDNCQNELKSELRTFDAAKEFRENVVQREKGTYLADRKK, encoded by the coding sequence ATGGCGGAGATTAGAAATTGTCCAGAATGCAATGAGTTTTTTAATTACACAGGTTTAAGAGATGTATGCTACAAATGTGCACAAAAGGAAGAAGACATGTATCAAATTGTCTATCGCTTTTTACGTAAACGTGAAAATCGTGCGGCTAATGTCGACCGCATTGAAGAGGCGACAGGTGTAAAAAAAGATTTGCTCTATAAATGGGTACGTAAAGGCCGCTTGCATCCAGCATTATTTCCAAACTTAGGCTATCCTTGTGATAACTGTGGGCGTTTAACGACATCGGGCAAGCTCTGTGACAATTGTCAAAATGAATTGAAATCCGAGTTACGCACATTTGATGCAGCAAAAGAATTCCGTGAAAATGTAGTGCAACGTGAGAAAGGCACATATTTAGCAGATAGAAAGAAATAA
- the flgM gene encoding flagellar biosynthesis anti-sigma factor FlgM — translation MKINPLNLRAINPYNAQPRVTKNEEKAASFADKIEISSAAKEMQVTADYNTERAVRVQQLKADIQSGEYKVNARQVAEDMLKYYRF, via the coding sequence ATGAAAATTAATCCATTAAATTTGAGAGCGATTAATCCATACAATGCCCAGCCACGAGTTACTAAAAACGAAGAAAAAGCAGCATCTTTTGCAGATAAAATTGAGATTTCTTCAGCTGCTAAGGAAATGCAAGTAACGGCTGATTACAATACAGAGCGTGCTGTTCGCGTACAACAGCTAAAGGCTGATATTCAGTCAGGTGAATATAAAGTGAATGCAAGGCAAGTGGCTGAGGATATGCTGAAATATTACCGATTCTAA
- a CDS encoding flagellar protein FlgN, whose product MSVLSTLEKLERMHKSLLELAHKKTDIIKANDIEALDELIKMEQAHVAAITTLEQQRQLMVTDYLRAKGIAYTDNPTVAELIDAIDSEEEKQQLIATRERLLTLLTELKVQNDLNQKLVYQSLQFINIQLEPFRPARPDAFNYSGDEVRGQSNQKKVTYFDSQA is encoded by the coding sequence ATGTCAGTGCTATCCACACTTGAAAAACTAGAGCGCATGCACAAAAGCTTATTGGAGCTTGCACATAAAAAAACAGACATTATTAAAGCGAACGATATAGAAGCACTAGATGAATTAATTAAAATGGAGCAGGCACATGTAGCGGCGATCACTACACTTGAGCAACAGCGTCAGTTGATGGTAACGGATTACCTCCGAGCAAAAGGAATTGCTTACACTGACAACCCAACTGTAGCCGAGCTAATTGACGCCATCGATAGTGAAGAGGAAAAGCAGCAGCTAATCGCTACGAGGGAACGCTTGCTCACATTATTAACTGAGCTTAAAGTGCAAAACGATTTAAACCAAAAGCTCGTCTATCAATCTTTGCAATTTATCAATATCCAATTAGAGCCATTCCGCCCCGCACGTCCAGATGCCTTTAACTATTCAGGCGATGAAGTGCGCGGTCAATCAAATCAAAAAAAAGTAACATACTTCGACTCACAAGCATAA